The nucleotide window GATGTCGGAACCACAATCCGATGTGTTAACCACTTCACCACGATCGCCATATTATAAATATTTTATTGGCAGGGGCAGTAGGAATCGAACCCACAATGACGGTTTTGGAGACCGTAGTTATACCGTTTAACTATGCCCCTAAATGTACTGCCTGGGCCTATCCGCAACCAACAATTCAAACCATATCAGCCAATTGTCACTGCTCTTACTATTCTATCATAACCACACTATCGCTGACAAGTATTTTTTCACGAAAACGCCTATAAAAATCAGCACTTCATTTTAGCTCCAAAAAAGCAAAACCGGTCGCGAACTTGATTCGCGACCGGTTTCCCCTTCCTATAAATCTTCACCATTAGAATGACAAACTTTTTGATACCAATAATAGCTATCTTTTTTAATTCGCTTGCCGCTTCCTTGACCATAATCATCCAAGTCAACATAAATAAAACCGTAACGCTTGCTCATCTCTGACGATGAGCAGCTCACTAAATCAATCGGTCCCCATGGATAATAACCAATCACTTCAACGCCATCACTAATTGCTAATTTCATTTGTTTAATATGTTCACGATAATATTCAATGCGATATTCATCATGAACATGACCATCAGCAGTCAACTCGTCGTGACAACCCAAACCATTTTCAGTAATCATGATTGGTAACTGATAGCGATCATAATATTCATTCAAAGAAATGCGCAAGCCAATCGGATCAATTGACCAGCCCCACGGATTTGCCGGCAATTCCGGATTGATATACGCCGAATTAAGTTTCTTCGCACTTTCAGCATCAGCAATTCTCGTATAGTAATATGAATATGTCATAAATTCAGCAGTATTTTTCAAGTCCTCTTCATCACCATCATAAAACTTAATATCAATACCTTGTTCTTCAAAATAACGGAACATATATTTAGGGTATTTCCCTCGTAGTAAAACATCTGCGGTAAAATACTCAATTTGATTTCGTTGTAATGTCGCCAACACATCTTCTGGTTTTGAAGTGGCTGCATATGCGCCGCCATGATAAATCATCATACCAATTTTAAATTCCGGACTAATTTGTTTTGCCAGCTTTGTGGCCCGACCACAAGCAACCAATTCATTATGAATCCCTTGATACTTTGCTTCTAAAATATTGTCAACTTTATCCTCAGGAATACCTAAGTGATTAAATGATTCAAAAACTATCAGATTAATTTGATTCACTAAAATCCAATACTTAACTTTGTCTTTGTAACGTTTGAAAATCGTCTCACAATACTTGGTAAAGAAATCAATCGTCTTACGATTATACCAACCATTATACTCAATCGCCAGATGTAATGGCATTTCATAATGGGAAACAGTAATTAATGGCTCCATTCCATTTTTGATAATTTCATCAATTAAATCATCATAAAATTGTAATCCTTCTTCATTAGGCTCACTTTCATCCCCATTAGGGAAAATACGTGCCCATGAAATTGATGTACGAAAACTATTCATACCCATGTCTGCCAATAACTTTAAATCTTCTTTATATGTATGATAAAAGTCTATTCCGTTCCGTTTAGGAAAGTATCCTTTTTTATCATTAACTAATGTGTTAATATCTGCTGTTGTCAGTTCACCATTAGATTTTTCATCAATTGGCATATCAGCTTCATAGCGATTAATATCGGCAACACTTAGTCCTTTACCACCTTGATCAAATGCGCCTTCAAGCTGATTGGCAGCAACTGCCCCGCCCCATAAAAAATGCTCAGGAAACTGTTTTGGATTTTTCTTCATTTTATTCTTCCTCTCTATACTGTAGACAGATTTTCTGCAACATCTGTCTCTTTCATTGTTTCTTCTTGTTCAGTCGCATGTTCTTCTTTTAAGAGCTTAGCTTCATACATTTTAAAGAATGGAAAGTAGATAAGCCCGCCTACTACAAAATTGATAACTACTAATATCACACCTTGAATACTGGCAGTAACTAAACCTCCGGCAATAAAGGATGGTACCGTCCAAACTGCTGCCAGCGGATAAGCCATACCGGGAACAATTCCAGTAGTAAAGCCAAGGTAAGTTATAATTGTTGTCACAACCGGTCCTATAACAAATGGTATTGCTAAAATCGGATTCAAAACAATAGGTAATCCGAAAAGCAATGGTTCATTAATATTAAACACTCCCGGCAGAATACTTAAACGGCCTAGACTTTTTAGTACTTTCGATTTAGAGAAACACATCAATGCACAAAGCGCTAATGTTCCGCCGCCACCGCCAATCCACAAGAATGTAAAGATAAACGGTTGAACACCAATGTTAGGAATTGGCAACCCACTTGCGGCTGCAGCCATATTTGCATCAGAATTAATAAGCCAAATCGGCAACATAATTGCTGCTAAAATCTGCGGGTGTATCCCAAAGAACCACATAATACAGGTAAGCAACACATAAATCAGTGGTGCCCAAATTGAATTGGCCGAAACACCTAATAACGGCGTTACAATTGTACTAATCAAAACATTAATATCAAAACCTAATAAGTGTACAATTGCCCAAACAAGAGTTGTCGAAATTGCGATTGGAATCAATGATTCAAAACTACTACCAACGTTACTAGGAACTTGCTCCGGCAATTTAATACCAATATTATACTTCTTGCATAACCGCATAATTTCAACAGCCAAAATAGCTGTAATTATACCGCTGAACATACCTGCGCCACCTAAAAATTCAGTTAACAACGCACTCCCCAAACCATCTACAGATGTAAAATTCAACGTCATTAAGAAAGTAAACAAGGCTGAAATTCCACCAGCAACAGAATCAAGTCCATAAGATTTTGCTAACCTCGAACCAATCCCATACGAAGCATAAATAGTTAACAATCCCATACTCATATTAAATGGAATCATCAGTTTACCAACAATTTCCGGATTTGCCGCCATAAAATCAACATACGCTTGCGGCCAAGGCAAATAGGCGATTAGTAAAAAGATAGAGCCAATAACCGTAATTGGAATTGTGGCAATTAAACCATCACGAATAGCTGCCAAATGTCTCTGGCTTGAAATCTTTGACATGACTGGCATCAAGCGATCTTCAATGCCCTCCATAAACTTATTCATAATAAATCACTCCTTATATCTTCATTATCAGATACTCAAAGCAATAACTCAAGGAAGTGTATTTTCCAAATTTGGAAAACGGTTTCTAAAAAATGCCTCAGCTATAAAGCCGGGGCACTAAAGATTATTGTCATAAACAAAAGGGTTAAATACTTATACGATATATAATTTGATTGAAAAATGCTCTCTGGAGTTCCTAAGGAAACAACCTCATCAAAAAGTTCAGCTTCCTGAATATCATCCTCTTTACCACAGACAGCTACCATGTAAATTTCTTGTTCTCGAATATGGCGCAGCATATCAATATTATCATTGATCCACTTGCCAGTCAGTGAGAGAAAGAAAATAAACCGTGAATCCCGGCATAAGTTATAAACAACATCTTGCTCTGCATGGCGTGATAACTTGAATACATTAACATACCTTTCTTTAGCAATCTCTTGAAATAAATTACTTGGTCCAAGTGCATACGATGGCGTAATAACAACCCCATTACAATCACTACCGATAGCACCACTGATTTGCTGCATCTGCTGTTGGTCCAAACGTGAATAAATCTGCTTAGTCAGTTGCTGGTCCTGTTCCATCAAAAGAGAAAAAATATCACTCTGTTGCTGCTCTTCCGATAATTGCCGCATCTTGGCAAAAGTATCCCACCCAGAATACACCTCAATATCATTGCGCAACTCATAGAAGCTCTTATAGCCAATCTTTTTGCAAAACTTAGTAACACTTGCCGGTGTCGTCATTGCTTCCTTAGCCACATTCTCAATTAATATCTCAGGAAACTCATTCCGCTTTTCCATAAGCACCTTAGCAATCATGTAATCAGTTCCCATTTTAGTACAACGAAATAAAAACTCAGACAATTTATTATATACGTGAGTAGGATCTTCCCTGTATTGATTCATTCTAATCGCTCCCGCCTCTGTCCTGATATCACAAGTATAACATTGTTTCCATTGCTTTTATAGAGGAAGAAAGCTGCACACTGCTGCCAAGCAGCAGTATGCAGTCTCCCTGAAAATAAAAAAGCAACAAGTATAAAGTCAGAAACCTCATATTTGTTGCGATTAATTTTAGATGGTGGGCGGGGACGGATTCGAACCGCCGAACCCTAAGGAGCGGATTTACAGTGCTAGTTTATATAACATTACAGCTACTTTATAGCCACTTGAGTAAGTTTCAACTTACTTTTATACCTTATAATACCATTTAATATCACTAAGATGTGATAAATTTGTGATAATTATCAACCTGTATTAAAACAATAAAAGCAACCATATAATTACGGTTGCTTTTGTAACGTCAAAATTTCTATAAAAAATAAATCAATACTATTTTCACTTGTACCCGTCTGTTCTATTCTTATCAACTATATATCTTTTCAATCGCTTATTCACCAAAACCCCTAAATAACCACTACCAAAAGCTATTAATGGATATAGCAATACATAAAACCAAATTGATAGCAAATATGGGTAGGTTATTAGAAGTAAGATTCCAAAGGCAAACGGTGCGAGTATTGGAATTATCATAATTTTTTTACTATTGATACATCCATAAATAAAAGTTGCAATAATTGTGTATATTGGAATAAAAAATGTCATTAAGAATGCAAACCCAAACCCAGCACTAGATGACGAAATAAAGCTAAGAGGGGAAAATATACATAGTGCAATATATCCTAATAGTAAAAACAAAATTGATACACCGGCAATTAATAATGACTTATATTCTTTCATTTCATTACCTCTCTCCCTTTATAAAAATATCATCATATATAAAACTATTCAAACACAATCTTCCCACTATCATTCTAGCATATGTTAGCATGTATGTCTTGAGAAGAAAGTTGGGCTTGCTCATTATCTACAATTAAATATTGATTATCAATTTTTTTAATGAAAGGAAAGTAGATGAGCATTCCTATTAAAATTAATATTACTTGTAAAACACTGCCACTCCATCCGTGTAACAAAAAACCAGATATTATTGGTGGCGTTGTCCATGGAATTTGAATTCCATTTGTACATGGAACAAAGTTAAAATATATTGCAAAGTAGGAAATAATAGTGTTAACTAACGGAACTAAAATAAACGGAACCAATAACTTTGGATTCAAAACGATTGGTAGACCAAATAGTATTGGTTCATTAATTCCAAAAATACTAGGAACAATAGCCAATTTGATTAGCTCCCGCAACTCTTTACTTTTACAAAAAAATATAATTACTAAACAAAGAGACAAAGTAGCACCAGCTCCACCAATCACTACTAGCGTTCCCTGAAATTGTCCTGTAACAATATTACTTGGAATTCCCCCTGACTGAAATACTTCAAGGTTCTCAATTGATAGCACACTCAATATTGGACCATAAACACTACTCACAATACTTGTTCCATTTATTCCAAGGAACCAAAAAACATGAACAATAAGAACAGATACTAAAACCATAGGCAAAGAACTACCAACTATTAGCAATGGTTGCTGTAATAAACTATAAATCAATTGATGCAAAGTTCCAAAAGGTGTCAAGGTCATTAAAAATCCACATATCGTAAATACAATTATGATTATTCCACAAGGAACAAGCGCAGTAAACGAATTTGCTACTTC belongs to Culicoidibacter larvae and includes:
- a CDS encoding glycoside hydrolase family 1 protein; this encodes MKKNPKQFPEHFLWGGAVAANQLEGAFDQGGKGLSVADINRYEADMPIDEKSNGELTTADINTLVNDKKGYFPKRNGIDFYHTYKEDLKLLADMGMNSFRTSISWARIFPNGDESEPNEEGLQFYDDLIDEIIKNGMEPLITVSHYEMPLHLAIEYNGWYNRKTIDFFTKYCETIFKRYKDKVKYWILVNQINLIVFESFNHLGIPEDKVDNILEAKYQGIHNELVACGRATKLAKQISPEFKIGMMIYHGGAYAATSKPEDVLATLQRNQIEYFTADVLLRGKYPKYMFRYFEEQGIDIKFYDGDEEDLKNTAEFMTYSYYYTRIADAESAKKLNSAYINPELPANPWGWSIDPIGLRISLNEYYDRYQLPIMITENGLGCHDELTADGHVHDEYRIEYYREHIKQMKLAISDGVEVIGYYPWGPIDLVSCSSSEMSKRYGFIYVDLDDYGQGSGKRIKKDSYYWYQKVCHSNGEDL
- a CDS encoding PTS sugar transporter subunit IIC; protein product: MNKFMEGIEDRLMPVMSKISSQRHLAAIRDGLIATIPITVIGSIFLLIAYLPWPQAYVDFMAANPEIVGKLMIPFNMSMGLLTIYASYGIGSRLAKSYGLDSVAGGISALFTFLMTLNFTSVDGLGSALLTEFLGGAGMFSGIITAILAVEIMRLCKKYNIGIKLPEQVPSNVGSSFESLIPIAISTTLVWAIVHLLGFDINVLISTIVTPLLGVSANSIWAPLIYVLLTCIMWFFGIHPQILAAIMLPIWLINSDANMAAAASGLPIPNIGVQPFIFTFLWIGGGGGTLALCALMCFSKSKVLKSLGRLSILPGVFNINEPLLFGLPIVLNPILAIPFVIGPVVTTIITYLGFTTGIVPGMAYPLAAVWTVPSFIAGGLVTASIQGVILVVINFVVGGLIYFPFFKMYEAKLLKEEHATEQEETMKETDVAENLSTV
- a CDS encoding MurR/RpiR family transcriptional regulator, producing the protein MNQYREDPTHVYNKLSEFLFRCTKMGTDYMIAKVLMEKRNEFPEILIENVAKEAMTTPASVTKFCKKIGYKSFYELRNDIEVYSGWDTFAKMRQLSEEQQQSDIFSLLMEQDQQLTKQIYSRLDQQQMQQISGAIGSDCNGVVITPSYALGPSNLFQEIAKERYVNVFKLSRHAEQDVVYNLCRDSRFIFFLSLTGKWINDNIDMLRHIREQEIYMVAVCGKEDDIQEAELFDEVVSLGTPESIFQSNYISYKYLTLLFMTIIFSAPAL
- a CDS encoding PTS sugar transporter subunit IIC gives rise to the protein MQNNFFIKIKQQIAKGGDVVSSNIYILSIRDGFLYATPLIIISSFFLLFINFPLPNWNELMSNILGDNWKVIFSAPVNAITNIIALLAVLSISFKLADRKKSDSFQIAITALVAFLIVTPFFTEIFDDQGSIVDKINSLPLKWIGANGLFLAIIIAIVTTNLYVFLKEKNITIKLSSNIPKEVANSFTALVPCGIIIIVFTICGFLMTLTPFGTLHQLIYSLLQQPLLIVGSSLPMVLVSVLIVHVFWFLGINGTSIVSSVYGPILSVLSIENLEVFQSGGIPSNIVTGQFQGTLVVIGGAGATLSLCLVIIFFCKSKELRELIKLAIVPSIFGINEPILFGLPIVLNPKLLVPFILVPLVNTIISYFAIYFNFVPCTNGIQIPWTTPPIISGFLLHGWSGSVLQVILILIGMLIYFPFIKKIDNQYLIVDNEQAQLSSQDIHANIC